One stretch of Microplitis mediator isolate UGA2020A chromosome 9, iyMicMedi2.1, whole genome shotgun sequence DNA includes these proteins:
- the LOC130674388 gene encoding uncharacterized protein LOC130674388, which translates to MMTLLLGAEDSLTWKTITAILSLINSLFENDVLPTSKHKLFKLLQLNEDILSYHLFCEECFHYFGAQKRFDKKELACENCKNNKKTPDISYFLTFDVSSQLKTVLEEPEVQHILLERFQKVEENVEKNKLRSMSDGQVYKKLSTINNPLSNKYNFSYTFNTDGCQPSKSSKISIWPIYAIINELPPKLQSKHMIMAGLWVNQKEPDMHLFLKPFIQQANELTDKGVQWKLENEIITSKFIPLCSVVDSVARCKILNMKQYNGTYGCTFCEHPTERVDNCAKYPISAVVPPSRTDESIKKNMVLAVEVQYGKDVRGVWGPSPLMILKYFNIVDGISPDYMHCILLGVTQQHTEILLSSFGEEYYVGNPNQVEAINTKLMSFKHPTCITRSPRNITERKMWKATEWRSWLLFYSLISLKGVLPQKYLEHLALLAEAVSTLLSEEIEYDDLRRTGSLIVRYVALYQEYFGKKAMTYNVHLLTHMEQSVLNLGPLKCHNTFIFENQNHFVLKMQKSPNRIDVQIARRFLFQKALPSLKNKIEASDTFLKFCERNLTGRLKNTYKVDGCILIGKGKDYELNTEERKLLNRSQKCKSFNRFILNGKRCTSDSYRLCQKINDSSVVLKNGKIAVIKNICYFDCNEIRDKIYIFYEEVIKQNKYFYSSRNVTVHSIEECMITNKLNFCEVNLVSQPCMLTLAENKNYVIFIPPGCYGD; encoded by the coding sequence ATGATGACACTGTTGTTAGGAGCAGAAGATTCCCTCACGTGGAAGACTATTACTGCGATTTTATCACtgataaatagtttatttgaaaatgatGTTCTTCCTACTTCAAAACATAagctatttaaattattacaactAAATGAAGATATTCTGTCGTATCATTTATTTTGTGAAGaatgttttcattattttggCGCCCAAAAAAGATTCGATAAAAAAGAATTAGCCTgtgaaaattgtaaaaacaataagAAGACGCCAGACATTTCATATTTCTTAACCTTTGATGTCTCCTCACAACTAAAGACAGTATTAGAAGAACCAGAAGTGCAGCATATCTTATTGGAACGTTTCCAAAAAGTGGAAGAAAATGTGGAAAAGAATAAGCTACGGAGTATGAGTGATGGGCaagtgtataaaaaattatcaacaataaataaccctttatcgaataaatataatttttcatacacATTCAACACTGACGGTTGTCAACCTTCAAAGTCaagtaaaatttctatttgGCCAATATATGCTATTATAAATGAGTTACCTCCAAAGCTACAATCGAAGCATATGATCATGGCTGGTTTATGGGTTAATCAAAAAGAACCAGATATGCATCTATTTCTGAAACCATTCATTCAACAAGCTAATGAATTAACTGATAAAGGTGTACAGTGGAAGCtcgaaaatgaaataataacaaGTAAGTTCATTCCATTATGCTCCGTAGTTGATTCAGTTGCGCggtgtaaaattttgaatatgaaGCAGTATAACGGAACTTATGGGTGTACATTTTGCGAACATCCTACGGAGCGAGTTGATAATTGTGCAAAATATCCTATATCTGCAGTCGTTCCACCAAGTCGGACAGacgaatcaataaaaaaaaacatggtaCTTGCTGTGGAAGTTCAATACGGCAAAGACGTTAGAGGAGTCTGGGGACCATCACCattgatgattttaaaatattttaatattgttgATGGAATTTCGCCAGATTACATGCATTGCATTTTATTAGGTGTAACACAGCAACATACCGAAATACTATTATCGTCATTCGGCGAAGAATATTATGTTGGTAACCCTAATCAGGTTGAAGCAATAAATACAAAACTTATGAGTTTTAAACATCCAACATGCATAACGCGCTCACCAAGAAATATTACCGAGAGAAAAATGTGGAAGGCAACGGAATGGCGATCATGGCTActgttttattcattaataagtTTGAAAGGAGTATTACCTCAGAAATATTTAGAACATCTAGCTTTACTTGCGGAAGCAGTTAGTACTTTGCTATCTGAAGAAATAGAATACGATGACCTTCGACGTACTGGTTCTCTAATCGTAAGATATGTAGCACTGTATCAAGAATACTTCGGGAAAAAAGCTATGACATATAATGTTCATTTATTAACACATATGGAACAAAGTGTATTAAATTTAGGACCTTTGAAATGTCacaatacttttatttttgaaaatcagaaccactttgttttaaaaatgcaaaaaagtccaaatcGCATCGATGTTCAGATTGCAAGACGATTCTTATTTCAAAAAGCATTACcatcattgaaaaataaaattgaagcAAGTGACACGTTTCTCAAATTTTGTGAGAGAAATTTGACAGgacgtttaaaaaatacttataaagTGGATGGCTGTATACTAATAGGAAAAGGCAAAGACTATGAATTAAATACTGAAGAgcgaaaacttttaaatagaTCACAGAAATGTAAGTCGtttaatagatttattttaaatggcaAACGATGTACATCTGATAGTTATCGtttatgtcaaaaaataaatgattcatCAGTAGTATTAAAAAATGGCAAGATagcagtaataaaaaatatttgttacttCGATTGTAATGAGATtagagataaaatttatattttttatgaagaaGTCATAAAACagaacaaatatttttattcatcaagGAATGTTACTGTTCACAGTATTGAAGAATGTATGATTactaataaattgaatttctgCGAAGTAAACTTGGTATCACAACCATGTATGTTGACTTtggcagaaaataaaaattatgttattttcataccaCCAGGATGTTATGGCGATTGA